A genomic stretch from Hemicordylus capensis ecotype Gifberg chromosome 1, rHemCap1.1.pri, whole genome shotgun sequence includes:
- the LOC128332526 gene encoding uncharacterized protein LOC128332526, with protein sequence MHCSLDSSDQSQLQNLELVEEVMVDRSTQTVWEDQSETERQSSRADWNQSGVSSMHCSLVSDQSQLEDHKLDEELTVGSPKERVSRWENMGYMDSQSSRAVWNQSGDSVVSSMYCSLFSSSSYHSEVEDWKVDEDLMEIIHRHMEDREERASNQDEDVHFLAVLCACCKAAYKSGQESLDLPYSKGQLIKAIVVVMEKSPVQSGPTILLLYAMAAVSCLSKIKPPTDPELESAILHFAVRGVIEVQAGHVHKQVHSYGIHQTHLLEP encoded by the exons ATGCACTGCTCCCTCGACTCCTCAGACCAGTCCCAGCTGCAGAACCTAGAACTGGTTGAGGAGGTCATGGTGGACCGCTCAACACAGACGGTCTGGGAAGACCAAAGTGAAACTGAGAGGCAAAGCTCCAGAGCAGATTggaaccagtctggag TGAGCAGTATGCACTGCTCCCTCGTCTCAGACCAATCCCAGCTGGAGGACCATAAACTGGATGAGGAGCTAACCGTGGGCAGCCCAAAAGAGCGGGTCTCCAGATGGGAAAACATGGGCTACATGGACAGCCAAAGCTCCAGAGCAGTTTggaaccagtctggag attCAGTGGTCAGCAGCATGTACTGCTCCCTTTTCTCCTCCAGCTCCTACCACTCTGaggtggaggactggaaagtggatGAGGATCTCATGGAAATCATCCACCGGCAtatggaggacagagaggag AGAGCCAGCAATCAGGATGAGGATGTCCATTTCCTCGCGGTCCTCTGTGCTTGCTGCAAGGCTGCATATAAGAGCGGCCAGGAGAGTCTGGATCTCCCCTACAGCAAAGGACAACTGATAAAAGCAATCGTG GTGGTGATGGAGAAGTCCCCTGTGCAGTCTGGGCCTACCATTCTCCTGCTTTATGCCATGGCTGCCGTCTCCTGCCTCAG CAAAATCAAGCCTCCAACTGACCCAGAGCTAGAGTCTGCGATCCTGCACTTCGCTGTTCGCGGGGTCATAGAGGTGCAAGCAGGACATGTCCACAAACAGGTACATTCTTATGGAATTCATCAAACACACCTCCTGGAGCCATGA